A genomic window from Pecten maximus chromosome 2, xPecMax1.1, whole genome shotgun sequence includes:
- the LOC117322166 gene encoding succinate dehydrogenase assembly factor 3, mitochondrial-like — protein MTTTQGVRIRALYKAILKLHRGLPQNFKAIGDQYVKDEFKRHKNITTAEAEVFVAEWTKYYLMIGKQLSQRKQKQTIGVNMSPELLDCFSNEQIVQLMELKTETVKPAPDDS, from the exons ATGACTACCACACAGGGAGTTCGGATACGTGCCCTTTATAAAGCCATTTTGAAGCTTCACCGAGGCTTGCCCCAGAATTTCAAGGCCATTGGAGACCAATATGTGAAGGATGAATTCAAAAGAcacaaaaacataacaacagCAGAAGCAGAAGTGTTTGTAGCCGAATGGACG AAGTATTATTTGATGATAGGAAAGCAACTCTCTCAGAGAAAACAGAAACAGACTATAGGTGTGAACATGTCTCCAGAACTGTTGGACTGCTTTAGTAATGAACAAATTGTCCAGTTAATGGAGCTAAAGACAGAGACTGTTAAACCTGCACCAGATGACAGCTAA